One Candidatus Flexicrinis proximus DNA window includes the following coding sequences:
- a CDS encoding VWA domain-containing protein, which translates to MIFKRFAVLAALMLGLILSGCQDNGGGENGGGTIPANAVQITIVYSPEFAAFMPALMEQFNQAGRDGKNPVTGQNLADGEKPVYITGRDGSSGTVMQGIVNAIIAPNNQNVERPTIFSPSVSHWLALANFQSGRQIFDLADTQATALAPVVMAIWESRLNAIRQTVGYDNVGWEELLQVLNSPNGWQDFGLPNARTQVYYGHTDPYISSTALSTLIAEFYASARANGFTERTLSLAEVRDETVQDGVRSIEQLIRHYSRRTTEFREYIAQGTDYLDFVALEENDLIYINQGKTAIQPPEKLVALYPKEGTFWHEHPMGIVNADWVTAEQSAAARVFVDFMLTEAIQRVVMENGFRPANPNVPLAFPFVPENGIDVAGPSEVLDIPAPEVIAEIQQSWAFVKKQADVLLVIDISGSMESDDKIGQARQAAEAFINALEVDNRVGLLVFSDQVASRPQVPLDRLESNKGNLIGTIRNLRAGGGTELFQAITRAVESMSQSDGENRIRAVVILSDGQDTGSQGFTLQNATAAITATRGDANPVIVIPVAYGSDADINALNAIARASATRVASGDASNILSVLDIISSYF; encoded by the coding sequence ATGATCTTCAAACGGTTTGCCGTGCTGGCCGCGCTGATGCTGGGACTCATCTTGTCCGGTTGTCAGGATAACGGCGGCGGCGAGAATGGCGGCGGGACGATTCCGGCCAATGCAGTCCAGATCACGATTGTCTATTCGCCAGAATTTGCGGCGTTTATGCCGGCATTGATGGAGCAGTTCAATCAGGCGGGACGTGACGGTAAGAACCCGGTCACGGGTCAGAATTTGGCCGATGGCGAAAAACCGGTCTACATCACCGGCCGCGACGGCTCGTCCGGAACGGTGATGCAGGGCATTGTGAATGCCATCATCGCGCCCAACAACCAGAACGTCGAGCGGCCTACAATCTTCTCGCCGTCGGTAAGCCACTGGCTCGCTTTGGCGAACTTCCAGAGCGGCCGCCAGATCTTCGACCTCGCCGATACCCAGGCCACGGCGCTGGCGCCGGTTGTCATGGCTATCTGGGAGAGCCGCCTGAACGCGATCCGCCAGACGGTCGGCTACGATAACGTCGGATGGGAGGAACTCCTCCAGGTGCTGAACAGCCCGAACGGCTGGCAGGACTTCGGATTGCCCAACGCGCGGACGCAGGTTTACTACGGTCACACCGACCCTTACATCAGCTCAACGGCGCTTTCCACGCTGATCGCCGAGTTCTATGCTTCGGCACGCGCCAATGGTTTCACCGAACGTACACTCTCGCTAGCTGAAGTCCGGGACGAAACCGTACAGGATGGCGTCCGCAGCATCGAACAGCTCATCCGTCACTATTCCCGCCGCACTACCGAGTTCCGCGAGTATATTGCCCAGGGTACAGACTATCTCGACTTTGTGGCCCTGGAAGAGAACGACCTGATCTACATCAATCAGGGTAAAACAGCCATCCAGCCGCCTGAAAAACTGGTTGCCCTGTATCCCAAGGAAGGAACCTTCTGGCACGAGCATCCGATGGGCATCGTGAATGCCGATTGGGTGACGGCCGAACAAAGCGCCGCTGCGCGCGTCTTCGTCGATTTCATGCTGACCGAAGCCATTCAGCGTGTCGTGATGGAGAACGGCTTCCGTCCCGCCAACCCGAATGTCCCGCTGGCGTTCCCGTTCGTGCCTGAGAATGGCATCGATGTTGCCGGCCCCTCCGAAGTCCTCGACATCCCCGCGCCGGAAGTCATTGCGGAAATCCAGCAGAGTTGGGCGTTTGTCAAGAAACAGGCCGACGTACTACTTGTGATCGACATCTCCGGTTCAATGGAAAGTGATGACAAGATTGGCCAGGCCCGCCAGGCCGCCGAAGCGTTCATCAACGCGCTTGAAGTGGACAACCGTGTAGGGCTGCTCGTATTCAGCGATCAGGTCGCGTCACGCCCGCAGGTGCCGCTCGACCGGCTCGAATCGAACAAAGGCAACCTGATTGGAACCATCCGCAATCTGCGTGCCGGGGGCGGAACGGAGCTGTTTCAGGCGATCACGCGAGCGGTCGAGTCCATGAGCCAGAGCGATGGCGAAAACCGTATCCGTGCGGTCGTCATCCTCAGTGATGGACAAGACACCGGCAGTCAGGGCTTTACGCTGCAGAATGCCACGGCCGCGATTACCGCGACCCGTGGAGATGCCAACCCGGTGATTGTCATTCCGGTTGCGTATGGAAGCGACGCCGACATCAACGCGCTGAATGCGATTGCGCGTGCCAGTGCGACTCGGGTCGCATCCGGCGACGCCTCGAATATTCTGAGCGTTCTGGACATCATCTCCAGCTACTTCTAG
- a CDS encoding substrate-binding domain-containing protein, translated as MRRGSLFIILFVLIAAMIIGATTLLRSQPALEITVAADPLAEAWLREAALAFNQSGATVGVGRRVRVNISVRSDTAVLQQTWTPNSHPVGWVPAWSSVANISRGSSVSAQVAALSLARTPLVLMSFDSRVAEIPVLSWAGLQTAASTSVINLAFSLPTNSVQGLGAVISAIADFHQTSILSDAQLSNTAMRAWLAPLVESVPNFNTVGSNVAQYVAGPQGGTVDAAIASESQWLLSLSTLSLKGVPRFAYPAFPVVFDFPFLILRSTTTTDDEVSAAQAFAAYLSADAQQTRLEQFGLRPALSEPLATSTVFGPALQYGIAAALPAVQPVQLPSSSSLLALNQLFR; from the coding sequence ATGCGCCGCGGATCTCTTTTCATCATACTCTTCGTGTTGATTGCGGCCATGATTATTGGCGCAACCACACTTCTCAGAAGTCAACCTGCACTCGAAATCACTGTCGCTGCCGATCCATTAGCCGAAGCGTGGCTTCGCGAGGCCGCGTTAGCCTTCAACCAATCCGGGGCAACAGTCGGGGTGGGGCGGCGTGTACGGGTCAATATCTCCGTCAGGAGTGATACCGCGGTCCTCCAGCAGACATGGACGCCGAACAGCCATCCGGTTGGGTGGGTTCCCGCCTGGTCATCCGTCGCCAATATCAGCCGGGGTTCAAGCGTTTCCGCGCAGGTCGCCGCGCTGTCGCTGGCACGTACACCGCTTGTCCTCATGAGTTTCGACAGCCGCGTGGCAGAGATTCCCGTTTTGAGTTGGGCGGGTCTTCAAACCGCCGCATCGACGTCCGTCATCAATCTTGCCTTTTCCTTGCCGACGAACTCTGTTCAGGGCCTCGGCGCGGTGATTTCAGCGATCGCCGACTTTCACCAGACCAGTATCCTGAGCGACGCTCAGCTGTCAAATACGGCGATGCGCGCGTGGCTGGCCCCGCTGGTTGAGAGCGTGCCGAACTTTAACACCGTTGGATCAAACGTCGCGCAGTATGTCGCGGGGCCACAGGGCGGTACGGTTGACGCGGCCATTGCATCGGAAAGTCAGTGGCTGCTCTCCTTGTCCACCCTATCTCTCAAGGGCGTTCCCCGCTTTGCCTATCCCGCTTTTCCTGTGGTCTTTGACTTTCCGTTTCTGATTTTACGCAGTACGACCACGACCGACGACGAGGTGAGTGCAGCCCAGGCTTTCGCCGCGTACTTGAGCGCAGATGCGCAGCAGACTCGACTGGAGCAGTTTGGTTTGCGTCCGGCACTTTCCGAGCCCCTGGCAACTTCGACGGTCTTCGGGCCGGCGCTTCAGTATGGCATCGCCGCTGCGCTGCCAGCCGTGCAGCCCGTGCAGCTGCCGAGCAGCAGTAGCTTGCTCGCCCTGAACCAGTTGTTCAGATAA
- a CDS encoding Bax inhibitor-1/YccA family protein has product MGLFNNNSPIGKPQGIGDFAIKSSPISAVSMNSVMRLVYVWMTLGLALTAVLALFISGQIERAVNSLNTDIIWLNPAFMIGAIIAELAVVIVLSIGLSRKWLSPTAAAGLFLVYSALNGLTLSPIIWSYGQASVYKAFASTAVLFGIMSVYGYTTKSDLMGWGKYLMMALLGLIVAMVINMLLRSSAMDFVISIFGVFIFTALTAYDTQKIKVMAEDPAIQGDSNAILKVSIYGALNLYLDFINLFLYLLRLFGSSRD; this is encoded by the coding sequence ATGGGTTTGTTCAATAACAACTCACCAATTGGAAAACCACAGGGTATTGGCGACTTCGCCATCAAAAGCAGCCCGATCAGCGCCGTAAGCATGAATTCAGTCATGCGTTTGGTGTATGTTTGGATGACCCTCGGCCTGGCTTTGACTGCGGTATTGGCGCTGTTCATAAGCGGTCAAATCGAGAGAGCGGTCAACTCGCTTAACACCGACATCATCTGGCTGAATCCGGCGTTCATGATTGGTGCGATTATCGCTGAACTTGCGGTCGTGATCGTGCTGAGCATTGGATTGAGCCGCAAGTGGCTCTCGCCCACTGCCGCCGCCGGACTGTTCCTGGTCTACTCGGCGCTGAATGGTCTGACCTTGTCGCCAATCATCTGGTCTTACGGTCAGGCGTCGGTGTATAAGGCTTTCGCCTCAACTGCCGTGCTGTTCGGAATCATGTCCGTCTACGGTTACACGACCAAATCGGATCTGATGGGCTGGGGCAAGTACCTGATGATGGCCCTGTTGGGCCTGATCGTCGCGATGGTCATCAATATGCTGCTCCGCAGCAGCGCGATGGACTTCGTGATCAGCATCTTCGGTGTGTTCATTTTCACGGCGCTGACCGCCTACGACACGCAAAAGATCAAGGTGATGGCGGAAGATCCCGCGATACAGGGCGACAGCAACGCGATCCTGAAAGTCAGTATCTACGGCGCGCTGAACCTGTATCTGGACTTCATCAACCTGTTCCTGTATCTGCTGCGCCTGTTCGGCAGCAGCCGCGACTAG
- a CDS encoding cytochrome P450 produces the protein MPRPIPTPTPQTGLRALRAIFRERSVMAALSVIHSELGDIFKVSAPGFNPVMMAGADACRWVLVEARNDLLWRMETDPITQLLSHGLLVEDGENHDTMREHLNPSLHRRMVEGFVDAMVRRTDQVIDSWAEGSTVDLLTESRRMALLILLDTLFDVDHTPDMQPLWAPLLKLVDFISPGLWLFWSGVPRPGYKRAITQWDTYLTAMIAARRADLVRNPERTDMLSFLIQSKLPDAAIRDQLMTMLIAGHDTVTALLGWAFHSVGLHEDVRQRCIDETDSVLGGNVPNVETVTQLRYTEQVVDETLRLYPPAHLGSRKAAVDLQYGEYLIPKGTRVVYSIYLTQRDPKLWPEPERFDPERFAPGSKIAPYTFLPFGGGKRNCIGAYFAQIEARLILARVLQRVTLTPILKPTHMHMGATIEPRPGVYASVKHR, from the coding sequence ATGCCCCGCCCGATCCCAACCCCGACGCCGCAAACTGGCTTGAGAGCGCTTCGGGCAATCTTCCGTGAACGCAGCGTCATGGCTGCGCTGAGCGTGATCCACAGCGAACTGGGCGACATTTTCAAAGTGAGCGCGCCGGGGTTCAACCCGGTCATGATGGCTGGCGCGGACGCGTGCAGATGGGTATTGGTCGAGGCACGCAACGACCTGTTATGGCGGATGGAGACGGACCCCATTACGCAGCTGCTTTCGCACGGTCTGCTGGTGGAAGACGGCGAGAACCACGATACGATGCGGGAACATCTCAATCCATCGCTGCACCGGCGGATGGTCGAGGGGTTCGTCGATGCGATGGTTCGGCGCACCGATCAGGTCATTGACTCGTGGGCCGAGGGATCAACCGTCGATCTGCTTACCGAGTCGCGTCGAATGGCGCTTCTGATTCTGCTCGATACACTGTTCGACGTCGACCATACGCCCGACATGCAGCCGTTGTGGGCACCCCTGCTAAAGCTGGTTGACTTCATCTCCCCCGGACTGTGGCTGTTTTGGAGCGGCGTCCCGCGTCCGGGATATAAGCGCGCCATTACCCAATGGGACACCTATCTCACAGCAATGATCGCTGCACGGCGTGCGGACCTTGTGCGCAACCCGGAACGCACGGATATGCTGTCGTTCCTGATCCAGTCGAAGCTGCCGGATGCGGCAATCCGCGACCAGCTAATGACGATGCTGATCGCCGGCCATGATACGGTGACTGCCCTACTCGGTTGGGCGTTTCATTCGGTTGGCCTGCACGAAGACGTGCGTCAGCGCTGTATCGACGAAACAGACAGCGTGCTGGGCGGAAACGTGCCAAACGTGGAGACTGTTACGCAGCTGCGTTACACCGAACAGGTGGTGGATGAGACCCTGCGGCTGTATCCTCCCGCGCACCTGGGGAGCCGGAAAGCGGCAGTCGACCTCCAATACGGCGAATATCTCATCCCAAAAGGGACGCGCGTGGTGTATTCGATCTATCTGACACAGCGCGATCCGAAGCTGTGGCCGGAGCCTGAGAGGTTCGACCCCGAGCGATTTGCACCGGGGAGCAAAATAGCGCCCTATACGTTTCTGCCGTTCGGCGGCGGCAAGCGCAACTGCATTGGCGCGTACTTTGCTCAGATCGAGGCGCGGTTGATACTGGCGCGAGTACTACAGCGCGTCACACTGACACCTATCCTCAAGCCAACCCACATGCACATGGGCGCGACCATTGAACCCCGGCCAGGCGTTTACGCGAGCGTGAAGCACAGATAG
- a CDS encoding oligosaccharide flippase family protein — protein sequence MRRDLAIVALLLALPLILFWPQTVGGKTLLPTENLYQWEPYYTYRAEAGAPESPHNHLLSDLVLQNFQWKSYARQNFERGEIPLWNPHQFSGIPFLAGGQQQVVYPLSLIYYALPLASAYGWFTIANLWLAGVFMVFFVRALGVSRFGATIAAITYQLCGMFISSAVFPMILGASVWLPLLLMMAEYIVRRRPLLGRDASPLWASIGAVGLACSILSGHAEITIYTLLITAYFGAFRLIGFWIAARREPGAFGGVISRGLWLFALVLLGLALSAVQLIPLVEFVQTNWRAERANFDLVRSYAHPARDLIQFILPNFYGSTAAHSYYDLFQQSWQPALQQGDGLRYIDWGIKNYVEGALYLGILPLALAAFALIAPADKTRPPYRMLFAGLGAASLTFMFGLPTYALIYVLPGINQLNTPFRWIYGVTIAIAVLAAFGADALHRNRQLARYLGWALIGTGLTMFVGLVLSRLTFDLWSPVAEPIIFGMEKAAAAFGTMAMFFSFVFPQVAILAAVTLASGAIVLWLRHDDARIRPVHLAAIFLLAADLMAASWGFNTASDPALLDYVPPAVQFLRDQPGEWRYTVVNTDGQRDILQANMTLRYGLDDIRGYDSIISRQYVDYMRLTNEQTQLDFNRISSLYTWMPLSEILNSARFKRLNVKFIVTHRVTELTAEGWQQVYEDEAVRIYEDTGALARAYTLADAAQIEDGPDTLGTVIPAAVSSDSGRQKTVEFTSDSPTWLVLSESYAPGWKAFVHTPDMPPDAETEVPVARVYENFVGMQFSDPGTYSVRIIFSPPSFQVGMFGTIIGAALTLLSGGVWFWRTMFTGTASGAGSRLARNSVAPIILNLFNRGIDFAFAAVMFRILGPERAGEYYYAIVVFGWFDIFSNFGLDVYLMREAGRLRERAAALFTSTSVFRIILVAVGIPLLGLFLLLRQAMSDPLNATVLLTIALFYVGLIPGSLSKGLTSLYYAFERAEFPALVTTLTTISKVTGGVLALLMGWGIVGLAAVSIVTNLITLVVLIVGARSMLSQSRESRPNRADIRRMAGESWPLMINHFLATIFFQIDIILLEALKGEGVVGLYRVAYSWLLAINVIPAFFTQALMATMSRQSHESREALRLTYVLGIKLLVAVALPFAVAFTVLAEPLTWILGGSAYLPAGQIALQIMIWSIPIGWMNSLTQYALVALDYQRLVTRAFALACAFNIITNLIFIPQFSYQAAAVTTIFSELVLFIGFAVLMQRGVGRLPWLSMLWKPYASAAVMAAFVLVTAPILGMLMAVLSGGVIYAAVLLALRPLTADELARVAPVLPARAKWLLGAV from the coding sequence ATGCGCCGTGACCTCGCCATCGTTGCCTTACTGCTTGCGCTGCCGCTGATCTTGTTCTGGCCGCAGACTGTTGGTGGTAAAACCCTGCTGCCGACCGAGAACCTGTATCAGTGGGAGCCGTATTACACCTACCGCGCCGAGGCCGGGGCACCCGAGTCGCCGCACAATCACCTGTTGAGCGATCTCGTTCTGCAAAACTTTCAATGGAAGTCCTACGCCCGCCAGAATTTCGAGCGGGGCGAGATTCCATTGTGGAATCCGCATCAATTCAGCGGGATACCGTTCCTCGCGGGCGGGCAGCAGCAGGTCGTCTACCCCCTGAGCCTGATCTATTACGCCCTTCCGCTGGCTTCGGCCTATGGCTGGTTCACAATCGCCAACCTGTGGCTGGCTGGCGTCTTCATGGTCTTCTTTGTACGGGCGCTGGGAGTCAGCCGTTTCGGCGCCACCATCGCGGCCATCACTTACCAGTTGTGCGGTATGTTCATCTCATCGGCCGTGTTTCCGATGATCCTCGGGGCCTCCGTCTGGCTTCCGCTCCTCCTGATGATGGCCGAATACATCGTGCGCCGCCGCCCGCTTCTGGGGCGGGACGCCTCACCCCTATGGGCGTCAATCGGCGCGGTTGGGCTCGCCTGCAGCATCCTGAGCGGACATGCCGAAATCACTATCTATACCCTGTTGATTACGGCCTACTTCGGCGCATTTCGTTTGATCGGCTTCTGGATTGCCGCCCGTCGAGAGCCCGGGGCTTTCGGAGGTGTAATCTCCCGCGGCTTGTGGCTGTTCGCGCTTGTGCTTCTCGGCCTGGCCCTAAGTGCCGTCCAACTCATTCCGCTTGTCGAATTTGTGCAGACGAATTGGCGTGCCGAACGCGCCAATTTCGATCTCGTGCGCAGCTATGCACATCCCGCCCGCGACCTGATTCAGTTTATCCTGCCTAACTTCTATGGCAGCACCGCGGCCCACAGCTACTACGATCTCTTTCAGCAGTCATGGCAGCCCGCACTACAGCAAGGGGATGGCCTGCGCTATATCGACTGGGGAATCAAGAATTATGTCGAGGGGGCGCTGTATCTCGGCATTCTGCCGCTTGCCCTTGCTGCCTTCGCACTGATCGCGCCCGCCGACAAGACGCGTCCGCCTTATCGTATGCTGTTTGCCGGGCTGGGCGCGGCAAGTCTGACCTTCATGTTCGGTCTGCCCACCTACGCGCTGATCTACGTCTTGCCGGGCATCAACCAGCTCAACACGCCATTTCGCTGGATATACGGTGTCACGATCGCCATAGCGGTGCTTGCCGCCTTCGGTGCGGACGCCTTACACCGCAATCGCCAGCTCGCGCGTTACCTTGGTTGGGCGCTTATCGGCACCGGTCTCACCATGTTCGTCGGTCTCGTTCTGAGCCGCCTCACCTTTGATCTCTGGTCGCCGGTGGCCGAGCCGATCATCTTTGGCATGGAGAAGGCGGCGGCAGCCTTCGGCACCATGGCTATGTTCTTCAGCTTCGTGTTCCCTCAGGTCGCGATTCTGGCGGCTGTGACGCTTGCCAGCGGGGCTATTGTCCTCTGGCTTCGACACGATGACGCGCGCATACGCCCCGTGCATCTTGCGGCGATTTTCCTGCTTGCGGCAGACCTCATGGCAGCATCCTGGGGTTTCAATACCGCATCCGATCCGGCGCTGCTCGACTACGTACCGCCTGCCGTGCAGTTCCTGCGCGATCAACCTGGCGAGTGGCGCTATACCGTCGTCAACACTGACGGCCAGCGCGACATCTTGCAGGCGAACATGACCCTGCGTTATGGCCTGGACGACATTCGCGGTTACGACAGCATCATCTCCAGGCAGTACGTCGACTACATGCGGCTGACCAACGAGCAGACCCAGCTCGACTTCAACCGGATTTCTTCGCTTTACACCTGGATGCCGCTAAGCGAAATCCTGAATAGCGCGCGCTTCAAGCGCCTGAATGTAAAATTCATCGTCACCCACCGCGTGACTGAACTCACAGCCGAGGGCTGGCAGCAGGTTTACGAAGACGAGGCCGTCCGGATCTACGAGGACACCGGCGCACTTGCTCGCGCCTATACACTTGCGGATGCGGCACAGATTGAGGATGGCCCTGACACACTGGGCACGGTTATCCCGGCAGCAGTGTCCTCGGATAGCGGCCGCCAGAAGACCGTCGAATTTACTTCCGATTCCCCAACCTGGCTGGTCCTCAGCGAGTCTTATGCGCCCGGATGGAAAGCATTTGTCCATACGCCGGACATGCCGCCTGACGCCGAGACCGAAGTCCCCGTAGCCCGTGTTTATGAAAACTTCGTCGGTATGCAGTTCTCTGATCCGGGTACGTATTCTGTACGGATTATCTTCAGTCCTCCCAGCTTTCAGGTTGGCATGTTCGGCACCATTATCGGCGCGGCATTGACACTGCTATCGGGCGGCGTATGGTTCTGGCGGACCATGTTTACCGGGACGGCTTCTGGCGCCGGTTCGCGGCTTGCGCGCAACAGCGTCGCGCCAATCATCCTCAACCTCTTCAACCGGGGCATAGACTTCGCTTTTGCGGCTGTGATGTTTCGCATCCTCGGGCCGGAACGCGCAGGCGAGTATTACTACGCCATCGTTGTGTTCGGCTGGTTCGATATCTTCAGCAACTTTGGCCTCGATGTGTACCTGATGCGTGAGGCTGGCCGCCTGCGCGAGCGGGCCGCGGCCCTGTTTACCAGCACCAGCGTATTCCGGATCATCCTTGTCGCCGTGGGTATTCCGCTGCTGGGACTGTTTCTGCTTTTACGTCAGGCCATGAGCGACCCGCTGAACGCAACCGTGCTGCTAACGATCGCGCTTTTCTACGTCGGCCTGATTCCAGGCAGTCTCAGCAAGGGTCTCACTTCGCTCTATTACGCCTTCGAGCGCGCTGAATTCCCCGCGCTTGTGACCACGCTCACCACGATCAGCAAAGTGACGGGCGGCGTTCTCGCCCTGCTGATGGGGTGGGGGATCGTCGGGCTGGCTGCTGTGAGTATCGTTACCAACCTGATCACGCTGGTCGTCCTGATCGTCGGCGCGCGTTCGATGCTTTCGCAATCGCGGGAGTCGCGTCCGAATCGCGCGGACATCCGGCGCATGGCGGGCGAGAGCTGGCCCCTCATGATCAACCACTTCCTGGCGACCATCTTCTTTCAGATTGACATCATTCTGCTGGAGGCGCTCAAGGGCGAAGGTGTCGTCGGCCTGTATCGCGTTGCCTATTCATGGCTTTTGGCGATAAACGTCATCCCCGCTTTCTTCACCCAGGCTTTGATGGCCACCATGAGTCGCCAGTCCCACGAGAGCCGGGAGGCGCTTCGCCTCACCTATGTGCTGGGCATCAAACTTCTCGTGGCGGTCGCGCTGCCTTTCGCCGTTGCTTTTACGGTGCTTGCAGAACCACTCACCTGGATTCTCGGCGGCTCTGCCTATCTTCCTGCCGGCCAGATCGCCCTCCAGATCATGATCTGGAGCATCCCGATCGGCTGGATGAACAGTCTAACGCAGTACGCGCTGGTGGCACTCGATTACCAGCGGCTCGTCACCCGGGCGTTCGCGCTTGCCTGCGCCTTCAACATCATCACCAACCTGATCTTTATCCCGCAGTTCAGCTACCAGGCCGCCGCCGTTACGACAATCTTCTCCGAACTTGTCCTCTTTATCGGTTTCGCGGTGCTGATGCAGCGCGGTGTCGGGCGCCTGCCCTGGTTATCGATGCTCTGGAAACCGTATGCGTCAGCGGCAGTTATGGCGGCTTTTGTGCTGGTCACCGCGCCCATCCTGGGGATGCTGATGGCCGTGCTCTCAGGTGGTGTGATCTACGCTGCTGTACTCCTTGCCTTGCGGCCACTAACCGCCGACGAGCTTGCGCGGGTCGCACCGGTACTGCCTGCGCGCGCAAAATGGCTGCTCGGCGCCGTATAA
- the pdxS gene encoding pyridoxal 5'-phosphate synthase lyase subunit PdxS, with amino-acid sequence MATNGSNGHSNGEAETGTWTVKAGLAQMLKGGVIMDVVTPDQAKIAEDAGACAVMALERIPADIRAHGGVSRMSDPDMIDGIINAVSIPVMAKARIGHFVEAQILEASGIDYIDESEVLTPADEEHHINKHKFKVPFVCGARNLGEALRRIGEGAAMIRTKGEAGTGDVVEAVRHARAVIGEIRRLTSMDEDELFTYAKNIQAPYALVVETAKLGRLPVVNFAAGGVATPADAALMMQLGVDGVFVGSGIFKSGNPALRAKAIVEAVTHYNNPEVLLRVSRGLGEAMVGINVSTMPEGDKIAHRGW; translated from the coding sequence ATGGCAACTAACGGCAGCAATGGACACAGCAACGGAGAAGCCGAGACCGGCACCTGGACCGTCAAGGCCGGGCTTGCCCAAATGCTTAAGGGCGGCGTGATTATGGACGTCGTCACGCCCGATCAGGCGAAGATCGCAGAAGACGCGGGCGCGTGCGCCGTAATGGCTCTGGAACGCATCCCGGCGGATATTCGCGCGCATGGCGGAGTCTCACGGATGAGCGACCCGGACATGATCGATGGGATCATCAACGCCGTCTCGATCCCCGTGATGGCGAAGGCCCGCATCGGGCATTTCGTTGAGGCTCAGATCCTCGAGGCTTCCGGAATCGACTACATCGACGAGAGCGAAGTCCTGACCCCGGCCGATGAGGAGCATCACATCAACAAGCATAAGTTCAAGGTGCCGTTTGTGTGCGGCGCCCGCAATCTCGGTGAGGCGCTGCGCCGCATCGGCGAGGGTGCTGCGATGATCCGCACCAAGGGCGAGGCCGGCACAGGTGACGTGGTCGAGGCCGTCCGCCATGCCCGTGCGGTGATCGGCGAAATCCGCCGTCTGACCAGCATGGACGAGGACGAATTGTTCACGTATGCCAAGAACATCCAGGCGCCGTACGCACTCGTTGTCGAGACCGCGAAACTCGGCCGCCTGCCGGTGGTCAACTTTGCCGCGGGCGGCGTTGCTACCCCGGCTGACGCGGCGCTGATGATGCAGTTGGGCGTCGACGGCGTATTTGTCGGCAGCGGTATCTTTAAGAGTGGGAACCCCGCCCTGCGCGCAAAAGCAATCGTCGAGGCGGTAACGCACTACAACAACCCGGAAGTCCTGCTGCGCGTTAGCCGTGGGCTTGGCGAGGCAATGGTCGGGATAAATGTGAGCACGATGCCTGAGGGTGACAAAATCGCGCACCGCGGCTGGTAG